The following are encoded in a window of Oreochromis aureus strain Israel breed Guangdong linkage group 10, ZZ_aureus, whole genome shotgun sequence genomic DNA:
- the LOC116332802 gene encoding galactosylgalactosylxylosylprotein 3-beta-glucuronosyltransferase 1 produces the protein MPKRRDIVAIILIVLPWTLLITVWHQSTLTPLLTTRKDDRTDGHSNSRNTFAFKESCSLQNRDIVEVVRTEYVYSRPPPWSDILPTIHIITPTYSRPVQKAELTRLANTLLHVVNLHWILVEDSQRRTSLVSHLLHNTGLNYTHLNVETPRNYKVHGDTRDPRIPRGTIQRNLALRWLRETFSVNNSQPGVVYFADDDNTYSLELFEEMRSTKKVSVWPVAFVGGLRYESPKVNTLGKVFGWKTVFDPHRPFAIDMAGFAVNLQLILSKPQAYFKLRGVKGGYQESSLLKELVTLSDLEPKAANCTKVLVWHTRTEKPVLVNEGKKGFTDSNVEI, from the exons ATGCCGAAGAGACGAGACATCGTTGCCATTATATTGATCGTGTTGCCTTGGACACTACTCATCACTGTTTGGCACCAGAGCACCCTCACTCCTCTGCTTACTACTCGAAAGG ATGACAGAACTGATGGTCACTCCAACTCCAGAAACACCTTTGCTTTTAAGGAGTCATGCTCGCTTCAGAACCGGGACATTGTGGAGGTGGTACGCACGGAATACGTGTACAGCCGCCCTCCACCCTGGTCGGATATATTGCCCACTATCCACATTATCACTCCCACTTACAGCCGCCCGGTGCAGAAAGCAGAGCTGACACGGCTGGCCAACACTTTGCTTCATGTGGTCAACTTGCATTGGATCCTGGTAGAAGACTCCCAGAGGCGGACCAGTCTGGTTAGTCATCTTCTCCACAACACAGGGCTCAACTACACCCACCTCAATGTGGAGACACCTAGGAACTATAAGGTACACGGGGACACCAGGGACCCCAGAATACCACGTGGTACCATACAGAGGAACCTAGCTCTCCGGTGGTTACGGGAGACCTTCAGCGTAAATAACAGCCAGCCTGGGGTTGTCTACTTTGCAGATGATGACAACACATATAGCTTGGAGCTGTTTGAGGAG ATGCGTTCCACTAAAAAGGTGTCGGTGTGGCCCGTGGCTTTTGTGGGTGGCCTGCGTTATGAGTCGCCCAAAGTAAACACCTTGGGGAAGGTGTTTGGCTGGAAAACTGTATTTGACCCGCACCGGCCCTTTGCTATTGACATGGCTGGGTTTGCGGTGAACCTGCAGCTCATTCTGTCCAAACCTCAGGCTTATTTCAAGCTGCGTGGGGTAAAGGGAGGATATCAGGAGAGCAGCTTATTAAAAGAGCTGGTCACTCTCAGTGACTTGGAGCCTAAAGCTGCTAACTGCACTAAG GTATTAGTATGGCACACAAGGACAGAGAAGCCTGTGCTGGTAAATGAGGGCAAGAAAGGATTTACAGACTCTAACGTAGAGATATGA